In one window of Onychomys torridus chromosome 5, mOncTor1.1, whole genome shotgun sequence DNA:
- the Ripor2 gene encoding rho family-interacting cell polarization regulator 2 isoform X5 encodes MQFLDPEELPVDEEDDVFGEGLPNRLPEIMLVGSQSFSPGGPNGIIRSQSFAGFSGLQERRSRCNSFIENASALKKPQAKLKKMHNLGHKNNNTPKEPQPKRVEEVYRALKNGLNEYLEFHQTELDKLTTQLKDMKRNSRLGVLYDLDKQIKTIERYMRRLEFHISKVDELYEAYCIQRRLQDGASKMKQAFAASPASKAARESLSEINRSYKEYTENMCTIEAELESLLGEFSVKMKGLAGFARLCPGDQYEIFMKYGRQRWKLRGKIEANGKQSWDGEETVFLPLVVGLISIKVTELKGLATHILVGSVTCETKELFAARPQVVAVDINDLGTIKLNLEITWYPFDVEDTTPSSGPGNKTAALQRRMSMYSQGTPETPTFKDHSFFRWLRLSVLSALRDTFFATLHHNHSVGDLPSLSLNPKALLEFYSNLPDDIFESGKAAEEKRPLSLSFSDLQDGDCVFTSSSATSPSSSHSAHPEITVTPAELTRGSLSSQNGGTEDSSSASSRNSLGEDQEPKSHDKRDVVELRKSGVAAESRAESLFLENSVAEALLQESDEASELKPVELDTFEGNITKQLVKRLTSAEGPIPTEKLVFEGSVGSESEAGRSFLDGSLEDAFHGLFLALDPHKEQYKEFRDLNQEVTHLDDVLKDAKHLEDQRLNDAASRTEITEGE; translated from the exons GACTGCCAAACAGACTCCCAGAAATCATGCTGGTGGGATCCCAGTCCTTCTCGCCTGGAGGACCCAATGGCATCATCCGGAGCCAGTCCTTCGCGGGTTTTAGCGGCCTGCAAGAGAGGCGGTCCAG atgTAACTCCTTCATTGAAAACGCCTCTGCTCTCAAGAAGCCTCAGGCCAAGCTGAAGAAAATGCACAATTTAGGACACAAAAATAACAACACTCCGAAAGAGCCTCAGCCGAAGAGAGTAGAGGAGGTCTACAGGGCCCTGAAAAATGGTCTCAA TGAGTACCTGGAATTTCACCAGACGGAGCTGGACAAGTTGACCACTCAGTTAAAGGATATGAAAAGAAACTCTCGCCTG GGTGTGCTGTATGACCTAGACAAG caaatTAAAACAATTGAGAGATACATGCGGCGGCTGGAGTTCCACATCAGTAAG GTAGATGAGCTTTATGAAGCCTATTGTATCCAACGGCGCCTCCAAGATGGTGCCAGCAAAATGAAGCAAGCGTTCGCGGCGTCCCCCGCCAGCAAGGCTGCCCGGGAGAGTCTGTCGGAGATTAACCGCAGCTACAAGGAGTACACGGAG aacatGTGCACCATTGAAGCAGAGCTGGAGAGTCTGCTGGGAGAATTCTCCGTAAAGATGAAAG GTCTGGCTGGCTTTGCTCGCCTCTGTCCCGGAGACCAATATGAA ATTTTCATGAAGTATGGGCGGCAGAGGTGGAAACTGAGGGGCAAAATAGAGGCGAACGGAAAACAGAGCTGGGATGGAGAAGAAACGGTCTTCTTGCCCCTCGTAGTTGGGCTCATTTCCATCAAG GTCACAGAACTCAAAGGACTGGCGACTCACATCCTGGTGGGCAGTGTGACCTGTGAGACCAAAGAGTTGTTTGCAGCCCGACCCCAGGTGGTGGCTGTTGACATCAACGACCTTGGTACCATCAAGCTGAACCTGGAAATCACCTGGTA CCCCTTTGATGTGGAGGACACAACCCCATCATCGGGCCCCGGGAACAAGACAGCCGCTCTCCAGAGGAGGATGTCCATGTACAGCCAAGGCACCCCAGAAACACCTACCTTCAAAGACCACTCCTTCTTT AGATGGTTGCGGCTGTCTGTCTTGAGTGCCTTGCGAGACACTTTCTTTGCCACGCTGCACCACAACCACTCTGTCGGAGACCTGCCTTCCCTCAGCCTGAACCCCAAGGCCCTGCTAGAATTCTAT TCAAATCTGCCAGATGACATCTTCGAAAGTGGGAAGGCAGCAGAGGAGAAAAGGCCACTGTCCCTCAGCTTTAGTGACCTGCAGGATGGAGACTGTGTCTTCACCTCCAGCTCAGCTACCTCACCCTCCAGCTCACACTCAGCCCATCCAGAGATCACCGTCACCCCCGCTGAGCTCACCCGTGGTAGCCTGTCCTCACAGAATGGGGGCACGGAGGATAGCAGCTCGGCATCTTCCAGGAATTCCCTGGGGGAGGACCAGGAGCCGAAGTCCCACGACAAGAGAGATGTGGTAGAGCTCAGGAAGTCCGGTGTGGCTGCAGAGTCCCGGGCAGAGAGCCTGTTCCTGGAGAATAGTGTTGCCGAGGCTCTCCTGCAGGAGTCAGATGAGGCCTCTGAGCTCAAGCCCGTGGAGCTGGACACTTTTGAAGGAAACATCACAAAGCAACTAGTGAAGAGGCTCACCTCGGCAGAGGGGCCCATCCCCACGGAGAAGCTTGTCTTTGAAGGCTCTGTCGGTAGCGAGTCTGAGGCTGGCCGGTCCTTTCTCGACGGCAGCCTGGAAGATGCCTTCCATGGACTCTTCCTGGCATTAGACCCACACAAGGAGCAGTACAAAGAGTTCCGGGATCTGAACCAAGAAGTCACGCACTTGGATGATGTTCTCAAA GATGCTAAACATCTTGAGGATCAGAGACTCAATGATGCTGCTTCCCGGACGGAGATCACTGAGGGTGAATGA
- the Ripor2 gene encoding rho family-interacting cell polarization regulator 2 isoform X7, with protein sequence MQFLDPEELPVDEEDDVFGEGLPNRLPEIMLVGSQSFSPGGPNGIIRSQSFAGFSGLQERRSRCNSFIENASALKKPQAKLKKMHNLGHKNNNTPKEPQPKRVEEVYRALKNGLNEYLEFHQTELDKLTTQLKDMKRNSRLGVLYDLDKQIKTIERYMRRLEFHISKVDELYEAYCIQRRLQDGASKMKQAFAASPASKAARESLSEINRSYKEYTENMCTIEAELESLLGEFSVKMKGLAGFARLCPGDQYEIFMKYGRQRWKLRGKIEANGKQSWDGEETVFLPLVVGLISIKVTELKGLATHILVGSVTCETKELFAARPQVVAVDINDLGTIKLNLEITWYPFDVEDTTPSSGPGNKTAALQRRMSMYSQGTPETPTFKDHSFFSNLPDDIFESGKAAEEKRPLSLSFSDLQDGDCVFTSSSATSPSSSHSAHPEITVTPAELTRGSLSSQNGGTEDSSSASSRNSLGEDQEPKSHDKRDVVELRKSGVAAESRAESLFLENSVAEALLQESDEASELKPVELDTFEGNITKQLVKRLTSAEGPIPTEKLVFEGSVGSESEAGRSFLDGSLEDAFHGLFLALDPHKEQYKEFRDLNQEVTHLDDVLKDAKHLEDQRLNDAASRTEITEGE encoded by the exons GACTGCCAAACAGACTCCCAGAAATCATGCTGGTGGGATCCCAGTCCTTCTCGCCTGGAGGACCCAATGGCATCATCCGGAGCCAGTCCTTCGCGGGTTTTAGCGGCCTGCAAGAGAGGCGGTCCAG atgTAACTCCTTCATTGAAAACGCCTCTGCTCTCAAGAAGCCTCAGGCCAAGCTGAAGAAAATGCACAATTTAGGACACAAAAATAACAACACTCCGAAAGAGCCTCAGCCGAAGAGAGTAGAGGAGGTCTACAGGGCCCTGAAAAATGGTCTCAA TGAGTACCTGGAATTTCACCAGACGGAGCTGGACAAGTTGACCACTCAGTTAAAGGATATGAAAAGAAACTCTCGCCTG GGTGTGCTGTATGACCTAGACAAG caaatTAAAACAATTGAGAGATACATGCGGCGGCTGGAGTTCCACATCAGTAAG GTAGATGAGCTTTATGAAGCCTATTGTATCCAACGGCGCCTCCAAGATGGTGCCAGCAAAATGAAGCAAGCGTTCGCGGCGTCCCCCGCCAGCAAGGCTGCCCGGGAGAGTCTGTCGGAGATTAACCGCAGCTACAAGGAGTACACGGAG aacatGTGCACCATTGAAGCAGAGCTGGAGAGTCTGCTGGGAGAATTCTCCGTAAAGATGAAAG GTCTGGCTGGCTTTGCTCGCCTCTGTCCCGGAGACCAATATGAA ATTTTCATGAAGTATGGGCGGCAGAGGTGGAAACTGAGGGGCAAAATAGAGGCGAACGGAAAACAGAGCTGGGATGGAGAAGAAACGGTCTTCTTGCCCCTCGTAGTTGGGCTCATTTCCATCAAG GTCACAGAACTCAAAGGACTGGCGACTCACATCCTGGTGGGCAGTGTGACCTGTGAGACCAAAGAGTTGTTTGCAGCCCGACCCCAGGTGGTGGCTGTTGACATCAACGACCTTGGTACCATCAAGCTGAACCTGGAAATCACCTGGTA CCCCTTTGATGTGGAGGACACAACCCCATCATCGGGCCCCGGGAACAAGACAGCCGCTCTCCAGAGGAGGATGTCCATGTACAGCCAAGGCACCCCAGAAACACCTACCTTCAAAGACCACTCCTTCTTT TCAAATCTGCCAGATGACATCTTCGAAAGTGGGAAGGCAGCAGAGGAGAAAAGGCCACTGTCCCTCAGCTTTAGTGACCTGCAGGATGGAGACTGTGTCTTCACCTCCAGCTCAGCTACCTCACCCTCCAGCTCACACTCAGCCCATCCAGAGATCACCGTCACCCCCGCTGAGCTCACCCGTGGTAGCCTGTCCTCACAGAATGGGGGCACGGAGGATAGCAGCTCGGCATCTTCCAGGAATTCCCTGGGGGAGGACCAGGAGCCGAAGTCCCACGACAAGAGAGATGTGGTAGAGCTCAGGAAGTCCGGTGTGGCTGCAGAGTCCCGGGCAGAGAGCCTGTTCCTGGAGAATAGTGTTGCCGAGGCTCTCCTGCAGGAGTCAGATGAGGCCTCTGAGCTCAAGCCCGTGGAGCTGGACACTTTTGAAGGAAACATCACAAAGCAACTAGTGAAGAGGCTCACCTCGGCAGAGGGGCCCATCCCCACGGAGAAGCTTGTCTTTGAAGGCTCTGTCGGTAGCGAGTCTGAGGCTGGCCGGTCCTTTCTCGACGGCAGCCTGGAAGATGCCTTCCATGGACTCTTCCTGGCATTAGACCCACACAAGGAGCAGTACAAAGAGTTCCGGGATCTGAACCAAGAAGTCACGCACTTGGATGATGTTCTCAAA GATGCTAAACATCTTGAGGATCAGAGACTCAATGATGCTGCTTCCCGGACGGAGATCACTGAGGGTGAATGA
- the Ripor2 gene encoding rho family-interacting cell polarization regulator 2 isoform X6 produces the protein MPPGTKRLRAPGAFFARLPNRLPEIMLVGSQSFSPGGPNGIIRSQSFAGFSGLQERRSRCNSFIENASALKKPQAKLKKMHNLGHKNNNTPKEPQPKRVEEVYRALKNGLNEYLEFHQTELDKLTTQLKDMKRNSRLGVLYDLDKQIKTIERYMRRLEFHISKVDELYEAYCIQRRLQDGASKMKQAFAASPASKAARESLSEINRSYKEYTENMCTIEAELESLLGEFSVKMKGLAGFARLCPGDQYEIFMKYGRQRWKLRGKIEANGKQSWDGEETVFLPLVVGLISIKVTELKGLATHILVGSVTCETKELFAARPQVVAVDINDLGTIKLNLEITWYPFDVEDTTPSSGPGNKTAALQRRMSMYSQGTPETPTFKDHSFFRWLRLSVLSALRDTFFATLHHNHSVGDLPSLSLNPKALLEFYSNLPDDIFESGKAAEEKRPLSLSFSDLQDGDCVFTSSSATSPSSSHSAHPEITVTPAELTRGSLSSQNGGTEDSSSASSRNSLGEDQEPKSHDKRDVVELRKSGVAAESRAESLFLENSVAEALLQESDEASELKPVELDTFEGNITKQLVKRLTSAEGPIPTEKLVFEGSVGSESEAGRSFLDGSLEDAFHGLFLALDPHKEQYKEFRDLNQEVTHLDDVLKDAKHLEDQRLNDAASRTEITEGE, from the exons GACTGCCAAACAGACTCCCAGAAATCATGCTGGTGGGATCCCAGTCCTTCTCGCCTGGAGGACCCAATGGCATCATCCGGAGCCAGTCCTTCGCGGGTTTTAGCGGCCTGCAAGAGAGGCGGTCCAG atgTAACTCCTTCATTGAAAACGCCTCTGCTCTCAAGAAGCCTCAGGCCAAGCTGAAGAAAATGCACAATTTAGGACACAAAAATAACAACACTCCGAAAGAGCCTCAGCCGAAGAGAGTAGAGGAGGTCTACAGGGCCCTGAAAAATGGTCTCAA TGAGTACCTGGAATTTCACCAGACGGAGCTGGACAAGTTGACCACTCAGTTAAAGGATATGAAAAGAAACTCTCGCCTG GGTGTGCTGTATGACCTAGACAAG caaatTAAAACAATTGAGAGATACATGCGGCGGCTGGAGTTCCACATCAGTAAG GTAGATGAGCTTTATGAAGCCTATTGTATCCAACGGCGCCTCCAAGATGGTGCCAGCAAAATGAAGCAAGCGTTCGCGGCGTCCCCCGCCAGCAAGGCTGCCCGGGAGAGTCTGTCGGAGATTAACCGCAGCTACAAGGAGTACACGGAG aacatGTGCACCATTGAAGCAGAGCTGGAGAGTCTGCTGGGAGAATTCTCCGTAAAGATGAAAG GTCTGGCTGGCTTTGCTCGCCTCTGTCCCGGAGACCAATATGAA ATTTTCATGAAGTATGGGCGGCAGAGGTGGAAACTGAGGGGCAAAATAGAGGCGAACGGAAAACAGAGCTGGGATGGAGAAGAAACGGTCTTCTTGCCCCTCGTAGTTGGGCTCATTTCCATCAAG GTCACAGAACTCAAAGGACTGGCGACTCACATCCTGGTGGGCAGTGTGACCTGTGAGACCAAAGAGTTGTTTGCAGCCCGACCCCAGGTGGTGGCTGTTGACATCAACGACCTTGGTACCATCAAGCTGAACCTGGAAATCACCTGGTA CCCCTTTGATGTGGAGGACACAACCCCATCATCGGGCCCCGGGAACAAGACAGCCGCTCTCCAGAGGAGGATGTCCATGTACAGCCAAGGCACCCCAGAAACACCTACCTTCAAAGACCACTCCTTCTTT AGATGGTTGCGGCTGTCTGTCTTGAGTGCCTTGCGAGACACTTTCTTTGCCACGCTGCACCACAACCACTCTGTCGGAGACCTGCCTTCCCTCAGCCTGAACCCCAAGGCCCTGCTAGAATTCTAT TCAAATCTGCCAGATGACATCTTCGAAAGTGGGAAGGCAGCAGAGGAGAAAAGGCCACTGTCCCTCAGCTTTAGTGACCTGCAGGATGGAGACTGTGTCTTCACCTCCAGCTCAGCTACCTCACCCTCCAGCTCACACTCAGCCCATCCAGAGATCACCGTCACCCCCGCTGAGCTCACCCGTGGTAGCCTGTCCTCACAGAATGGGGGCACGGAGGATAGCAGCTCGGCATCTTCCAGGAATTCCCTGGGGGAGGACCAGGAGCCGAAGTCCCACGACAAGAGAGATGTGGTAGAGCTCAGGAAGTCCGGTGTGGCTGCAGAGTCCCGGGCAGAGAGCCTGTTCCTGGAGAATAGTGTTGCCGAGGCTCTCCTGCAGGAGTCAGATGAGGCCTCTGAGCTCAAGCCCGTGGAGCTGGACACTTTTGAAGGAAACATCACAAAGCAACTAGTGAAGAGGCTCACCTCGGCAGAGGGGCCCATCCCCACGGAGAAGCTTGTCTTTGAAGGCTCTGTCGGTAGCGAGTCTGAGGCTGGCCGGTCCTTTCTCGACGGCAGCCTGGAAGATGCCTTCCATGGACTCTTCCTGGCATTAGACCCACACAAGGAGCAGTACAAAGAGTTCCGGGATCTGAACCAAGAAGTCACGCACTTGGATGATGTTCTCAAA GATGCTAAACATCTTGAGGATCAGAGACTCAATGATGCTGCTTCCCGGACGGAGATCACTGAGGGTGAATGA